In Flavobacterium sp. GSB-24, the genomic window TTTCAGAAAGACCATACACTTTTTCTAGTTTCATAAAAGCAGAAAAAGGTACCATTTCATCACGATCATTTTTTACATACAATTTTAAGATATCATCTGGCTGTGCACGATATTCTGGCGAAGCCTGAACGATTACTTTATAGTTGATACCAAATTTGATAAAACTGATTTCGTAGTTACTTCCCACAAGAGTTGACAAAGTATTCATGGCATTTTCGATAGAAACACCTTTTTGCTGTGCCAAATCATTGTCGACTTTCATCATGTATTGAGGGAAACTAGAACTGTAAAAACTAAATACGTTTGATAATTCCGGTTGTTTATTCAATTCAGCAACAAAATCGTTATTTACTTGTTCCATTCTCTTATAATCAACAGAACCTGTTTTATCTAACAAACGAAGCTCAAATCCTCCGGCAGCACCATATCCTGGTACAGCAGGCGGTTGGAAAAATTCGATATTCGCTCCTGTAATATCTTTACATTTTTCCTCCATTTCATGCATAATCTCCACAACAGATTCTTTTCTGTCACTCCAATCTTTCAAGTTCACCAAACAAGTACCAGAGTTGGCTCCTGTACCTTCAGACAAAATCTCATAACCTGCTAAAGAAGAAACAGATTTTACTCCATCAATATCTTCGGCAATTTTTTGAACTCTCTCTGCAATATTATTAGTTCTTTCTAAAGACGAACCTGGAGGAGTCTGAATTACGGCATAAAACATTCCCTGGTCCTCATTCGGAATAAATCCTGAAGGAACAGAACTGCTTATCAACCATGTTCCAGCACAGAAACCTAAAAGTGCCACAATAGTAACCACTCTTCTGTCAACAATTTTACCTAATAGATTTTGATATTTACCTTGCGCTAAATTGAATTTATCGTTAAATGCATCTATAAATCTATTTGCAGGGGTTTTCTTTTTAGGCTGACCATGATTGTTTTTTAACATCATCGCACAAAGTGCCGGTGTCAATGTCAAAGCCACAATACCAGAAAGGATAATCGCAGTTGCCATAGTTACAGAGAACTGTCTGTAAAATACTCCAACAGGACCAGACATAAAAGCAACAGGAATGAATACCGCGGCCATTAAGAATGTAATTGCTATAATTGCTCCTGCAATCTCGTGCATGGCTTTTTTGGTTGCTTTAAATGGAGAAAGATGTTCTTCTTCCATTTTGGCGTGAACGGCCTCGATAACTACAATCGCATCATCGACGACGACTCCAATTGCCAATACCAAAGCAAATAATGTAATCAAGTTCAACGAAATATCGAAGAATGTCATGAACACAAAAGTTCCTACCAACGATACTGGTACCGCAATTGCAGGAATAACTGTCGAACGCCAGTCTCCTAAGAAAAGGAAAACTACCAAACCTACCAGAATAAATGCTTCAACCAAAGTATGGATTACTTTTTCGATAGAAGCATCAAGGAATTTAGAAACGTCATACGAAATTTCATAATCCATTCCTTTAGGAAATCTTTGCTTGATTTTTTCAAGTTTAGCTTTAACTTCTTCAATAACCTGATTCGCATTACTTCCAAAAGATTGTTTCAATACAATAGCTGCAGATGGTCTTCCATTCAAATTAGAATAGATATCGTACATCGAGCTTCCAAATTCTACTTTAGCAACATCTTTTAATCTCAAAAGCTCTCCGTTTGGATTTGCTTTTACTACAATATTCTCGTATTGCTCTTTTGTTGTAAAACGTCCAGAATATTTCAATACATATTCAAATGCCTGAGAACGTTTACCAGAGCTTTCTCCTGTTTTACCTGGGGAAGCCTCCAAACTCTGACTGGATAATGCTTCCATTACCTCATCAGCAGAAATTTTATAAGCCAGCATACGGTCTGGTTTCAGCCAGATACGCATTGCATATTCACGAGTTCCTAAGATATCTCCAGAACCAATACCATTTACCCTTTTCAATTCTGAAAGAACGTTGATATCGGCATAGTTATACAAGAACTTCATGTCGGTATTTTTGTCTGTACTGTAAAGGTTCACGTACATCAACATACTTGGTACTTCTCGTGTAATTTTGATACCTTCTCTAATTACTAATGGAGGTAATTTATTAGTAACCGAAGCCACACGGTTCTGAACGTTAATAGCTGCCTGATTCGGATCTGTTCCTAAGTTAAACACCACTTTAATTGTAGCTTCACCATCATTTCCTGCGTCAGAAGCCATATATTTCATTCCTGGAACTCCATTTAAGGCTCTTTCTAAAGGGATAACAACAGCTTTTACCATCAATTCACCGTTAGATCCCGGGTAATCTGCGGTAACGTTCACCATTGGCGGTGAAATGGTAGGGAATTGTGTAATTGGTAAATTCAATACAGACAAAATCCCTAAAAAGACAATTATCAACGATATCACTATCGACAATACTGGTCTTTGAATAAATTTATTAAACATTTTTATTTTTTTTAATGATTAAACTAAAAGGAAATCAATAAGTTACTTGCAAATATTAGTACTTTCAAAATAAACTGAATACTTAAAACTGCGACTGAACACTAATTTACTCTGCTTTTAAGCGCAGGTTATTGATAACCTTTTTAGGAGATTCAAATTCGTATTTAATTTTATCATTCTCTTTTACTTTCTGAACACCTTCAAGTAAAATTTTATCATTTTCATTAAGTCCGCTTTTGATCACATATAAATCAGGGATTTCACCTGTAATAGTGATTTCTCTAGAGCTTACCTTATCATTTTTATCCACAACAAAAACATATTTTTTATCCTGAATTTCGTAAGTCGCTTTTTGCGGAATTACAATTGCATTCTTAAGAGGAACCAGCATTTGTACTTGTCCTGTTTCACCGTTTCTAAGTAATTTACCAGAATTTGGGAATCTTGCTCTAAAAGCAATATTTCCTGTTTCGTTGTTAAACTCACTTTCGATAACTTCAACATTTCCTTTTTCTTTAAAAATGTCTCCGTTAGCCAAAACTAAATTCACTTTATTATCTGCACGATCTTTTACATTTGTTTCATAGCTGATATATTCTGGCTCCGAAACATTGAAATAGGCAAACATCTGACTGTTGTCTGAAAGACTTGTCAGTAATTCGCCTTCATCAATTAAACTTCCTAATTTTAATGGAATTCTATCGATTGTTCCATCAAATGGAGCTCTGATTTCTGTAAATGATAAGTGAAGTTTTGCAAGAGCAACTTCAGCTTTTGCAGACTGCAATTTTGCCTGAGCTACACTTAATTCGTTTTTAGAAACGATATTTTTATCTGCCAATAGTTTTGAATTTTGTAATTCAATTTCTACTGATTTTTGTTCTGCCTGAGCTTTAAGCAATTCAGACTGATACATGTTTGGCATAATTTTAAACAACAGCTGTCCTTTTTTTACAAACTGTCCTTCATCAACATAAATGTTTTGTAAAAACCCTTTTTCCTGGGCGCGGATTTCAATGTTTCGTACAGATTTAATCTGCGAAACATATTCTTTTGTAAATGAAGTGTCAAGTTTTACGGGATTAGTTACTGTAAACTTTTCCGCTTCTTCTTTTTCTTCTTTTTTTGCTGTACAACTGGTTAAGCACACCGCGGCCATAAAGCCCGCGAACAAGATGATTCTTTTCATGATTTTTAAATGGAAATTAAGCGATTGAATGCTTGGAATACAAAGATTCCTTAAAGATGGATAAAACATCAGTAAGCCTTGGTCTGACCTTAATTGTCATATAAGCGGAAGTAAGAGAAAAATATACAGCAGCAAGATATGCAGGATCGCAACTTAGGCAACCAATGTATATTTTAAAATCAAATTCTTAATACTCTCTGAGTAATATATATAGGATTTGAATGCCCTAAGTTAGGCGTAGAAATTTTTAAACGATTGGAATCATTTGCAGCAGATTGATCTGACAAAGCCAGATACAAGTCGTCTACTAAACTGTAAGACGATGCAAAAAATTTATTCGTAAGTCCATCAACATCATCATTTCCTAGAAATTCCTCTTCAATATCAATATCTGCGGCATCTTCAATAGTTGAAGATCCACGATCTTGATTAGTGAATTTAACTCGGTGTTTCTTTTCAAGATTATGGTGCTGAGGTAAGCCAAAAGTATTAGCATTAAGATATTGGCCTCCGCCGAACAGAAGCATATTCATGAATACTAAAAATACTATTAACTTTCTCATTTGGGTGCGAAAGTAATAAAAGATTGGAATAAAAAAAATAAAATAAGAAAGTCTTAACATGTAATCGTAAACGAAAACGTTTTCACTTTAAAATAAAATCAAAATGAATATATTTAGACAACAAAAACACAGTCAAAACACTACAAACCAATCACTTAAAAGACGATCTGCATAATTACAAATTCCTGTCCTGCCTTTGTGAAAAGCTCTCCAGTATCAACCATACCGAATTTTTCATAAAATTGTTTTTTTTCTGCCCTTGCATTGCACCAAACTTTTTTTATTTCCTTTTCTCTCGCTGCCGTAAAAATGTGGTTCAATAATGCCGATGCAATTCCTCTGCCTTGATATTCGGCTAAAGTGGCTAATTTTCGAAACTGCATCTCTTCTCCCGTAATAAAACAAGACACTATTGAAAGTAATTTATCATTCTCATAAGCACCATAATGCAATCCTAAATTATCTTCTTCGAGCTGCACAAATTCAAAAGGCTGGTCTGGCCACATCACCTCATGTCTGATCTGCCACGTATCGGATGCATTTATTGTTTTAATTTCCATTTTAATCCATTAGAAGTTGACCAAAAGTAATGCATTTTATCATGAATTTGAAAAATCAAAAAAGAGCTGAATGCTAGTATTCTTTCAAAAATTAAACGAAAATAAATCAGACAAATCGTTCAATTTAAACCAATTATCATTATTTTTATAGTACCAACATCAAATATCTTCCGTTATGAAAAATTTCTTTTTAGCAGCTTTTTTATGTATCTGTGTCAACGGATTTGCGCAATTAATACAAATCGGACCTCAGATTTCAACTAATATAACTTCTGTAAATGCAAAAAATTTTAGTTCAGATCACACCAACACAGGAATTGGTTTTGCGGCATTTGCCCGAGTAAATCTTTTACTTTTTTATGGTCAGGGCGAATTTGGTTATTCGAAATCAAATTTCAGTGTTTATCAAGAT contains:
- a CDS encoding efflux RND transporter permease subunit gives rise to the protein MFNKFIQRPVLSIVISLIIVFLGILSVLNLPITQFPTISPPMVNVTADYPGSNGELMVKAVVIPLERALNGVPGMKYMASDAGNDGEATIKVVFNLGTDPNQAAINVQNRVASVTNKLPPLVIREGIKITREVPSMLMYVNLYSTDKNTDMKFLYNYADINVLSELKRVNGIGSGDILGTREYAMRIWLKPDRMLAYKISADEVMEALSSQSLEASPGKTGESSGKRSQAFEYVLKYSGRFTTKEQYENIVVKANPNGELLRLKDVAKVEFGSSMYDIYSNLNGRPSAAIVLKQSFGSNANQVIEEVKAKLEKIKQRFPKGMDYEISYDVSKFLDASIEKVIHTLVEAFILVGLVVFLFLGDWRSTVIPAIAVPVSLVGTFVFMTFFDISLNLITLFALVLAIGVVVDDAIVVIEAVHAKMEEEHLSPFKATKKAMHEIAGAIIAITFLMAAVFIPVAFMSGPVGVFYRQFSVTMATAIILSGIVALTLTPALCAMMLKNNHGQPKKKTPANRFIDAFNDKFNLAQGKYQNLLGKIVDRRVVTIVALLGFCAGTWLISSSVPSGFIPNEDQGMFYAVIQTPPGSSLERTNNIAERVQKIAEDIDGVKSVSSLAGYEILSEGTGANSGTCLVNLKDWSDRKESVVEIMHEMEEKCKDITGANIEFFQPPAVPGYGAAGGFELRLLDKTGSVDYKRMEQVNNDFVAELNKQPELSNVFSFYSSSFPQYMMKVDNDLAQQKGVSIENAMNTLSTLVGSNYEISFIKFGINYKVIVQASPEYRAQPDDILKLYVKNDRDEMVPFSAFMKLEKVYGLSEITRHNMYTSTQISGSPAAGYSSGTAIKVIQKIAAEKLPRGYDIDWAGISADEVAQGNQAIWVFLICLGFVYLVLAAQYESFILPLSVILSLPAGIFGAFLLLKLTGLENNIYAQVAMVMLIGLLGKNAVLIVEFAIQRHAAGLSVLQASMEGAKARFRPILMTSFAFIAGLLPLAFATGPGKIGNRTIGTAAAGGMLIGTICGVFVIPGLYFIFAKIAEKHKLVKHEEENPLTEEIDNNHV
- a CDS encoding GNAT family N-acetyltransferase, with the translated sequence MEIKTINASDTWQIRHEVMWPDQPFEFVQLEEDNLGLHYGAYENDKLLSIVSCFITGEEMQFRKLATLAEYQGRGIASALLNHIFTAAREKEIKKVWCNARAEKKQFYEKFGMVDTGELFTKAGQEFVIMQIVF
- a CDS encoding efflux RND transporter periplasmic adaptor subunit translates to MKRIILFAGFMAAVCLTSCTAKKEEKEEAEKFTVTNPVKLDTSFTKEYVSQIKSVRNIEIRAQEKGFLQNIYVDEGQFVKKGQLLFKIMPNMYQSELLKAQAEQKSVEIELQNSKLLADKNIVSKNELSVAQAKLQSAKAEVALAKLHLSFTEIRAPFDGTIDRIPLKLGSLIDEGELLTSLSDNSQMFAYFNVSEPEYISYETNVKDRADNKVNLVLANGDIFKEKGNVEVIESEFNNETGNIAFRARFPNSGKLLRNGETGQVQMLVPLKNAIVIPQKATYEIQDKKYVFVVDKNDKVSSREITITGEIPDLYVIKSGLNENDKILLEGVQKVKENDKIKYEFESPKKVINNLRLKAE